A window of Infirmifilum lucidum contains these coding sequences:
- a CDS encoding OB-fold nucleic acid binding domain-containing protein, translating to MSSEDVETEQIIGEILRTHSNLTREIIEKMIASKVEEFGGIIRRDAAALMVAKELGISFSRESAPSSLTALRIGDLASGFRGVDVEGVVVFNSGLRQLSSGKKFLRFALADNTGIIWGVLWDEQAEKIGKILRVGSKVRLLKVSVRRYKERNEIYFDKNSSAKVLSDLALEELLKYLEKYRVRTRVVRVLKSSMVAGRNCVYGVGEPCGPVILVLPLDTTVQENNLLAVSGCSEFSRRGVDVVKCDISAHVSALQTSESSLFLCREVPSSEVFGFKAEVLGYLLFRREGGRVFLAVEPGNGRVDVKPLVTFRDKSILMFSEGLGKVCEIFGAVAVEDVLRETECLSITPVGDRPPRRYNFSKFTKGDAFIMNRATVIALNARLRCLDSRPLFHVSMVLDDGTATKRGLSNSPSVFEKVYSLDPREACEYPPSALEKILSFVNQDLLGIDVIVKARLLESSAQYTLFIDDISLP from the coding sequence ATGTCGAGCGAAGACGTGGAGACCGAGCAGATAATTGGGGAAATTTTGAGAACCCACTCCAACCTCACGCGTGAAATAATTGAAAAAATGATCGCGAGCAAAGTTGAGGAGTTTGGGGGAATTATTAGAAGGGATGCTGCAGCTCTTATGGTTGCAAAGGAACTTGGCATAAGCTTTTCACGCGAGTCGGCGCCCTCGTCGCTAACTGCTCTCCGGATTGGGGATCTCGCGTCAGGATTCAGAGGTGTGGACGTTGAAGGCGTAGTTGTTTTCAACTCAGGCCTGAGGCAACTATCCTCTGGGAAGAAGTTTCTTCGCTTTGCATTAGCAGATAATACGGGGATTATTTGGGGCGTTCTATGGGACGAACAAGCCGAAAAAATCGGTAAAATCCTGCGCGTAGGCTCTAAAGTCAGACTTCTAAAGGTGTCTGTCAGGAGGTATAAGGAGAGAAACGAGATTTACTTTGACAAGAACTCTTCTGCCAAGGTTCTTTCCGATCTCGCACTAGAAGAGCTCCTTAAGTACCTTGAGAAGTATAGAGTTAGAACCCGAGTTGTAAGAGTCCTGAAGAGTAGTATGGTTGCTGGTAGGAATTGCGTCTATGGTGTAGGCGAGCCCTGCGGGCCTGTAATTCTGGTTCTGCCACTAGACACTACCGTTCAGGAGAACAATTTACTGGCTGTAAGTGGTTGTAGCGAGTTCTCCAGGAGGGGGGTCGACGTAGTGAAGTGCGACATTTCAGCTCATGTTTCAGCTCTCCAGACGAGCGAGAGCTCGCTTTTCCTATGCCGTGAAGTGCCTAGCAGCGAGGTATTTGGGTTTAAGGCTGAAGTGCTTGGCTACCTGCTGTTCAGGAGAGAGGGTGGCCGAGTCTTCCTTGCGGTCGAGCCTGGTAATGGCAGAGTTGACGTCAAGCCGCTCGTGACATTCCGCGATAAGAGCATTCTCATGTTTTCGGAGGGTCTGGGGAAGGTTTGTGAGATCTTTGGAGCCGTGGCAGTAGAGGACGTTCTCAGAGAGACAGAGTGCTTGAGCATCACCCCCGTAGGAGACAGGCCTCCAAGAAGGTACAACTTCTCAAAATTCACTAAGGGAGATGCTTTCATCATGAATAGAGCTACTGTCATAGCCCTTAATGCTCGCCTCCGGTGCCTTGACAGCCGCCCCCTCTTCCACGTCTCGATGGTTCTCGACGACGGAACAGCTACTAAGCGCGGTCTTAGCAATAGTCCTAGCGTATTTGAGAAAGTATACTCGCTAGATCCACGCGAGGCCTGCGAGTACCCCCCGTCTGCCCTGGAGAAAATACTATCCTTTGTCAACCAGGATCTTCTCGGGATAGACGTAATAGTCAAGGCAAGGCTTCTCGAAAGCTCTGCACAGTACACTCTATTCATAGACGACATTTCCTTACCTTGA
- a CDS encoding ATPase, T2SS/T4P/T4SS family encodes MRLPKVFSRSRKEKGEDRADGVSVSELIPKGSRIVLKNPGGFLVSFNGHVELVPLKEHEVWGSLSPLFMAQEVEELWLFEGKTIASIKGVGRVSIEGVPLPEELENIVVKIIAATGVRVDMRHPRGVADLGEWRVSLQLSTGGRLQVVATRLAQVPALADLVDPLVAARLLLLLLRPSVVVILGPPGAGKSTLLNSLVREVAVRYPFLHIAVVEKYRELVFRDGWFSWIVSENLVDGVRFAMRYYRPDVLVVGEIMAEDVWSIVEPGRAGLPTITTFHSPTTRKAVKVLSDALRANLGYGDENSALHYVDVFVQMRKKVTPGGVERGVESVFLSDGQRLVPIYAEGNLVSDEEFLKAMPDQLYVGSLEQTVVEVYSSFGLKQRRQGT; translated from the coding sequence ATGCGCTTGCCTAAGGTTTTTTCGAGGTCTAGGAAGGAGAAAGGGGAGGACAGGGCAGACGGCGTAAGCGTCAGTGAACTAATACCCAAGGGCTCCAGGATAGTGCTCAAGAACCCGGGCGGCTTCCTGGTGAGCTTTAACGGTCATGTAGAGTTAGTGCCGCTGAAAGAACACGAGGTTTGGGGCAGTCTCTCCCCTCTATTCATGGCACAGGAAGTCGAGGAGTTGTGGCTCTTCGAGGGGAAGACCATCGCTAGCATCAAGGGCGTGGGCAGGGTAAGCATCGAGGGAGTACCTTTGCCTGAGGAGCTCGAAAATATCGTAGTGAAGATTATCGCGGCTACAGGCGTTAGAGTTGACATGCGGCACCCGAGGGGTGTTGCAGATCTCGGTGAGTGGCGTGTCTCACTACAGCTCTCAACAGGGGGGCGCTTACAAGTTGTAGCCACCCGGCTAGCCCAGGTTCCTGCACTCGCGGATCTCGTGGATCCCCTGGTCGCGGCCCGGCTCCTCCTGCTCCTATTAAGGCCGTCGGTTGTTGTTATCTTAGGCCCCCCGGGAGCCGGAAAGTCAACCCTGCTGAACTCTCTTGTCCGCGAGGTCGCCGTGAGGTACCCGTTCCTGCACATCGCCGTCGTCGAGAAGTACAGGGAGCTCGTTTTCAGAGACGGCTGGTTTTCATGGATAGTGAGCGAGAACCTCGTGGACGGCGTGAGGTTCGCTATGAGGTACTATAGGCCGGACGTTCTCGTGGTTGGAGAGATTATGGCTGAAGACGTGTGGAGCATAGTCGAGCCCGGACGCGCAGGCCTCCCGACGATAACGACATTCCATAGCCCAACCACGAGGAAAGCCGTGAAAGTGCTCTCCGACGCACTCAGAGCAAACCTCGGCTACGGGGACGAAAACAGTGCCCTCCACTACGTTGACGTGTTCGTGCAAATGCGCAAGAAGGTCACCCCAGGCGGCGTGGAGAGGGGAGTCGAGAGCGTGTTCCTGAGCGACGGGCAGCGGCTAGTACCGATCTACGCCGAAGGAAACCTCGTCAGCGACGAGGAATTCCTGAAAGCCATGCCAGACCAGCTATACGTAGGCAGCCTCGAACAAACCGTAGTAGAGGTCTACAGTAGCTTTGGCCTGAAACAAAGGCGACAAGGAACTTGA
- a CDS encoding preprotein translocase subunit Sec61beta: MSKSKSGKKKGGKSEKESKPATLPAAGLLTFYEEDIGGIKVRPEVVVAGTFLLALIVIMAHLRVFGP; this comes from the coding sequence ATGAGTAAGAGTAAAAGCGGTAAGAAAAAAGGAGGCAAGAGTGAAAAAGAAAGCAAGCCTGCAACTCTTCCAGCAGCAGGGCTCTTGACGTTCTACGAGGAAGACATTGGAGGAATAAAAGTTAGGCCGGAGGTGGTTGTGGCAGGAACATTCCTGTTAGCATTAATTGTCATCATGGCCCACCTTAGGGTCTTCGGGCCCTAG
- a CDS encoding ParA family protein: protein MAILVCASGSKGGTGKTVTASLLAYRLAKFSGKQVLLVDLGEFGSSTQLVLAKDPGPPYLNDYFLGNASWSEVIVESPFAEGLYVAPSHGETGPVDSAALEYMLDQVAGTVSHVIIDLPAYPGRLYDPIVELAEVIIAVFNPDALSFQAVEGWLRGRGLLRRKLVLPLLNKYFVLMGEWRERAEEKFGAVFTLPLDTALLYAATSDVEEAYSLSSQRVKKELDILAYRVEKPLLKVTG, encoded by the coding sequence ATGGCTATTCTAGTCTGCGCCTCCGGGAGTAAGGGCGGAACGGGGAAGACTGTAACAGCAAGCCTCTTAGCTTACCGCCTTGCGAAGTTCAGCGGTAAGCAAGTTCTGCTCGTGGATCTCGGCGAGTTCGGTAGCAGCACGCAGCTGGTTCTCGCGAAAGATCCTGGGCCTCCTTATCTGAACGACTACTTCCTTGGGAATGCTTCATGGAGCGAAGTCATCGTCGAGAGCCCTTTCGCAGAAGGGCTCTACGTCGCCCCCAGTCACGGTGAGACAGGCCCTGTGGACAGCGCAGCCCTAGAATACATGCTGGATCAAGTTGCCGGAACAGTTTCCCACGTCATTATAGACCTCCCAGCATACCCCGGCAGGCTATACGATCCCATAGTAGAGCTCGCCGAGGTAATAATAGCCGTGTTCAACCCCGACGCTCTCTCTTTCCAAGCAGTCGAGGGCTGGCTCAGGGGTAGGGGCCTACTCAGGAGGAAACTCGTACTCCCGCTATTGAACAAGTACTTTGTACTGATGGGCGAGTGGAGGGAAAGGGCAGAAGAAAAGTTTGGGGCCGTGTTTACGCTTCCACTCGACACAGCCCTCCTCTACGCTGCGACGAGCGATGTCGAGGAGGCCTACAGCCTCTCAAGCCAGAGAGTCAAGAAGGAGCTAGACATCCTCGCCTACCGTGTCGAAAAACCTCTCCTAAAGGTGACAGGCTAG
- a CDS encoding ZPR1 zinc finger domain-containing protein, with product MSELEHVLENPSVYGKKLGEFTTQCPFCGGPLHVVEIEYEIPVIGKTLIVSKKCSKCGYKRNDVVPLAGKEHLRVYFKVEEPEDFDVKVVRSPTARVVIPELGLELDPGIDAEMFVTNIEGILQLFLDALHRLRVLEPEADISAIENTIRQILEKRRGGFTVVLDDENGLSTFYSETRNLLVLSERTG from the coding sequence ATGTCCGAGCTCGAGCACGTACTGGAGAACCCATCCGTGTATGGCAAGAAATTGGGAGAGTTTACCACGCAGTGTCCCTTCTGTGGGGGGCCCCTACACGTTGTAGAAATCGAGTACGAGATACCCGTTATCGGGAAGACTTTGATCGTTAGCAAGAAGTGCAGTAAGTGCGGCTACAAAAGGAATGACGTCGTCCCCCTAGCCGGTAAGGAACACCTACGCGTATACTTCAAGGTCGAGGAGCCGGAGGATTTCGACGTAAAGGTCGTGAGGTCGCCTACAGCTAGGGTAGTTATACCCGAGCTTGGACTAGAACTCGACCCAGGAATAGATGCAGAGATGTTCGTTACAAACATAGAGGGTATACTTCAGCTATTCCTAGACGCCTTGCACAGACTACGCGTGCTAGAGCCCGAAGCCGACATCAGCGCCATCGAGAACACTATTAGACAGATACTTGAGAAGCGCAGAGGGGGCTTCACCGTTGTGTTAGACGATGAGAACGGGTTGAGTACTTTCTACTCCGAAACCCGAAACTTACTAGTTCTCTCTGAGAGAACAGGTTAG
- a CDS encoding geranylgeranylglyceryl/heptaprenylglyceryl phosphate synthase → MKKGWVKEYILERIKERGAIHMTLLDPDKTSPEQAAKIAKEAVEAGTSAIMVGGSTGVSESMTDDVVLAVKKVVRVPVILFPGAPTALSRYADAVWFLSVLNSQNPYFIVGAQMQGAPIVKRYGLEVLSLGYILMGVGGAASIVSHARPLPFDTPEVVVAYALAAEYMGFSFVYLEGGSGGHPVPPSLVKMVRDAVSIPIIVGGGIREPGTARELARAGADILVTGTIVEESENVKEKVEEIVKAMEDGARARRP, encoded by the coding sequence ATGAAGAAGGGCTGGGTTAAAGAGTACATCCTGGAGCGAATAAAGGAGCGTGGAGCCATACACATGACGTTACTCGACCCCGACAAAACATCCCCAGAGCAGGCAGCGAAGATAGCTAAGGAAGCTGTTGAGGCTGGTACATCGGCAATTATGGTGGGAGGTAGTACAGGGGTCTCCGAGAGCATGACGGATGATGTAGTGCTTGCCGTAAAGAAGGTCGTAAGAGTGCCAGTGATCCTTTTTCCAGGCGCGCCGACTGCATTAAGCAGGTATGCAGACGCGGTCTGGTTTCTCTCCGTTCTAAACTCCCAGAACCCCTACTTCATTGTAGGAGCGCAGATGCAGGGTGCGCCAATTGTAAAAAGGTACGGCCTTGAGGTCTTGTCCCTGGGCTACATACTCATGGGGGTTGGAGGAGCGGCTTCAATCGTAAGTCATGCACGCCCACTGCCCTTTGACACGCCAGAGGTAGTTGTAGCCTACGCCCTCGCTGCAGAGTATATGGGTTTTAGCTTCGTGTACTTGGAGGGCGGATCCGGCGGACACCCTGTCCCACCTTCTCTAGTTAAAATGGTTAGGGACGCAGTATCTATCCCGATAATTGTTGGGGGAGGAATAAGAGAGCCTGGGACTGCTAGAGAGCTTGCTAGAGCTGGTGCCGACATCCTCGTAACTGGAACAATAGTAGAGGAATCAGAGAACGTGAAGGAGAAGGTCGAAGAAATCGTAAAAGCCATGGAGGATGGGGCTAGGGCCCGAAGACCCTAA
- a CDS encoding Sjogren's syndrome/scleroderma autoantigen 1 family protein: MAGEDKAVLAKMASMLKSGATMLDKLCPYCGVPLFRLKSGEVLCPKCGQRFVIVASDEEEIRARSALALRSLEQAVVERLELLREELSKALSPSDIYEVGKAVMVLLQILEASYRVKSLAEHQASKS; this comes from the coding sequence GTGGCAGGAGAGGATAAGGCTGTCCTGGCTAAAATGGCATCGATGCTGAAGTCAGGCGCGACGATGCTCGACAAGCTGTGCCCCTACTGTGGGGTTCCACTCTTCAGGCTGAAGTCAGGCGAAGTCTTGTGCCCAAAGTGTGGCCAGAGATTCGTCATTGTCGCGAGCGATGAAGAGGAGATCCGAGCCCGCTCAGCACTGGCACTTAGATCCCTAGAACAAGCCGTTGTCGAGCGCTTAGAGCTCTTACGGGAAGAGCTAAGTAAGGCCTTGAGTCCCTCGGACATCTACGAGGTTGGAAAGGCCGTCATGGTGCTCCTCCAGATACTCGAGGCCTCTTACAGAGTGAAGAGCCTTGCCGAGCATCAAGCCAGTAAGAGTTAG
- a CDS encoding helicase C-terminal domain-containing protein: protein MNVAGIFEEAGLEPREKQLVVAQMIAENIHDHNILLVAPPGWGKTLAVLAALKAAKKLPSLWLVRALTLGARVSEDAIKLGLRPLVLAGREKTCPFYRSVDDLAEYCRLHRAGCPHFRGLLELAPELGKMLITSYEDVSPGVCKYYIDLFVKADIVIQNYHRRRPATPEVTVIDEAHNLTTPQASRFSALSLEIALDAVKDRASYLYPELEKVVEELKLDDIATMEELFTIHQEMLTKTGKSPLTPLVKFLKALAGGGVAYREGGVIEVYHPPLLRRLPPTRRVFLSATIPKEVEKVFNSFTIRIPAKPRKAFIISDVTSKYGQETVWGFAKILAALRKHYRRNLVFSTERILRQLLHFIDFYEERLPSDWQGVAAYNIFGRFSEGVDIRADTVTVLGTPYLPPDVTPRYRKYFEGLGIGEPEIVIPVSATLQAVGRATRHPQDNPLILLADYRFRRFRLDALDVEEIEVKDVERRGYLPQS, encoded by the coding sequence TTGAACGTAGCCGGGATCTTCGAGGAGGCCGGCCTCGAGCCCCGCGAAAAACAACTCGTGGTCGCGCAGATGATCGCAGAGAATATCCACGACCATAATATCCTTCTCGTAGCCCCGCCGGGGTGGGGCAAGACCCTCGCGGTTCTCGCCGCCTTGAAGGCGGCAAAGAAATTACCCAGTCTCTGGCTGGTTCGAGCTCTCACACTAGGAGCCCGAGTCAGCGAGGACGCTATAAAGCTTGGTCTGCGCCCACTGGTTCTCGCAGGAAGGGAGAAGACCTGTCCTTTCTACCGCAGCGTCGACGACCTCGCCGAGTACTGTAGGCTACACCGCGCGGGATGCCCGCACTTCAGAGGGCTCCTAGAGCTAGCTCCAGAGCTGGGGAAAATGCTAATTACAAGCTATGAAGACGTCTCTCCCGGCGTCTGTAAGTACTACATTGACCTCTTCGTGAAAGCCGACATAGTAATACAAAACTATCACAGAAGGAGACCGGCCACACCAGAGGTAACAGTCATTGATGAAGCGCATAACCTCACAACACCACAGGCTTCTAGATTTTCGGCACTATCGCTGGAAATAGCACTTGACGCTGTAAAAGACAGAGCTTCATATCTCTACCCAGAGTTGGAGAAGGTCGTCGAGGAACTAAAACTGGACGACATAGCCACTATGGAGGAACTCTTCACTATCCACCAAGAAATGTTGACAAAGACAGGCAAGTCGCCGCTTACCCCCCTCGTCAAGTTCTTGAAAGCCCTGGCGGGCGGGGGAGTGGCGTACCGCGAAGGGGGTGTAATAGAGGTCTACCACCCACCCCTGCTCAGGAGGCTCCCACCCACTCGGCGTGTCTTTCTCAGTGCCACGATCCCCAAAGAGGTTGAGAAGGTATTCAACTCCTTCACAATCAGAATCCCCGCTAAGCCCAGGAAGGCCTTCATAATCAGCGATGTGACGAGCAAGTACGGGCAAGAGACAGTATGGGGCTTCGCGAAGATCCTAGCGGCCCTGCGTAAACACTACCGGAGAAACCTGGTCTTCTCCACGGAGAGGATTTTGAGGCAGCTGCTGCACTTCATAGACTTCTACGAGGAACGGCTCCCCAGCGACTGGCAGGGAGTCGCGGCATACAACATCTTCGGGCGTTTCAGTGAAGGAGTAGACATCCGCGCAGACACCGTCACGGTTCTCGGCACTCCCTACCTGCCGCCGGACGTGACGCCGCGGTACAGGAAGTACTTCGAGGGCCTCGGGATTGGAGAGCCGGAGATCGTCATACCAGTGTCAGCCACGCTCCAGGCAGTGGGCAGGGCAACGCGCCACCCACAGGACAACCCGCTAATCCTCCTGGCCGACTACCGGTTCCGCCGCTTCAGGCTAGACGCCCTAGATGTCGAAGAAATTGAAGTTAAAGACGTTGAGAGGAGAGGATATTTGCCCCAGTCGTAA
- a CDS encoding endonuclease V codes for MRGAFSIDRARLAQRKIAERVREVDEIDFPVKHAAGVDVAYVGEKAVASAVVVEYPSLKLVEAATATVEVSFPYVPTLLAFREAWPAYRAIKSLGTPFQVLFVDGNGRLHPLKAGFACHLGVVLDKPTIGVAKKLLVGEVVEINERLGKVIYNGETLAYAIRLRGLGKRVYVSVGHKVTLETALRLTIAFTKKNSSLPEPLIQAHSMAKKVKERLKELEA; via the coding sequence GTGAGAGGGGCCTTCTCGATAGATAGGGCTAGGCTCGCCCAGAGGAAAATAGCCGAAAGGGTGAGGGAAGTAGACGAGATAGATTTCCCTGTGAAGCACGCTGCAGGCGTAGACGTGGCCTATGTGGGTGAGAAGGCTGTCGCGTCGGCCGTCGTAGTTGAATATCCATCACTCAAGCTCGTGGAAGCTGCCACTGCTACTGTTGAGGTTAGTTTCCCCTATGTCCCAACGCTTCTAGCTTTCCGCGAGGCTTGGCCGGCTTACAGGGCGATAAAATCCCTTGGAACACCTTTTCAAGTCTTATTCGTGGACGGCAACGGGAGGCTCCACCCGTTGAAGGCCGGCTTTGCCTGCCATCTCGGCGTAGTCTTGGATAAGCCGACAATTGGCGTAGCGAAGAAACTGCTCGTGGGAGAAGTTGTAGAGATAAACGAGCGCCTCGGTAAGGTTATCTACAACGGAGAAACTCTCGCGTACGCCATAAGGCTCAGAGGTTTGGGTAAAAGAGTCTACGTTAGTGTCGGCCATAAGGTAACTCTTGAGACGGCTTTAAGGTTAACCATAGCTTTCACCAAGAAGAACTCATCGTTACCTGAGCCACTGATCCAGGCCCATTCTATGGCTAAGAAGGTCAAAGAGAGGCTTAAGGAACTTGAGGCTTAA
- a CDS encoding translin family protein: protein MEVIREDLAKISDLLTTLDEKREEILLLTRELTRKTKEAIFAMHRGDWDRSSGCLEEARTILKRIASFRQESPYIYYSGSVIAAQAEYVEAEMLHSVLRNRKPPSFTELGVEPQSYLLGLGDLVGELRRSVLDELRRDNVERAWQLMELMEGIYFELEKFSLPEALVPGLRHKVDVARALIENTRKDILFSEKSSKLSRKIEEFLSKEGESRERGLLDR, encoded by the coding sequence ATGGAGGTAATTAGGGAGGATCTCGCAAAAATAAGCGACTTGTTAACGACGCTTGACGAGAAGCGCGAAGAGATTCTCCTGTTAACGCGCGAGTTGACGAGAAAAACCAAGGAGGCCATATTCGCCATGCACCGGGGCGACTGGGATAGGAGCTCCGGATGCCTGGAGGAGGCCAGGACAATTTTAAAGCGGATAGCCTCTTTCAGGCAGGAGTCCCCTTACATCTATTATTCCGGCTCCGTGATTGCGGCGCAGGCAGAGTACGTTGAGGCAGAAATGCTGCACTCTGTCCTAAGGAACCGCAAGCCACCTTCTTTCACCGAACTGGGCGTCGAGCCGCAGTCATATCTCCTGGGACTCGGCGACCTCGTAGGCGAGTTAAGGAGGAGCGTTCTCGATGAGTTGAGACGGGATAACGTAGAAAGAGCATGGCAATTAATGGAGCTTATGGAGGGCATCTACTTCGAGTTAGAGAAGTTCTCCCTCCCCGAGGCGCTGGTGCCGGGCTTGAGGCACAAGGTAGATGTCGCTAGGGCTTTAATTGAGAATACTAGGAAGGACATCCTCTTCTCAGAGAAGTCTAGCAAGCTCTCCAGGAAGATCGAGGAGTTTTTATCTAAAGAGGGCGAATCCCGTGAGAGGGGCCTTCTCGATAGATAG
- a CDS encoding DNA polymerase subunit beta yields the protein MPSIKPVRVRDATPVIYPEWRWRLLESLREKAAVLLEALQGVGVTPAVIGSVARGDVNPSSDVDVHLASYVPSWRVAIALEKAGAGVKRFRVVQATPLTAIRIAVVIDEGVEVSIPVSRLSRSEEEFPRYAGAVYLSDVRCGVRVPGVNKQLLFIEPTSYGHEEWSIIGREEEVARRLGVSLDTVLEREFMRLKRARDGKSGFFLHVEIPPEESPEEKICEIAKVNPAVRRAVADVLGC from the coding sequence TTGCCGAGCATCAAGCCAGTAAGAGTTAGAGACGCAACTCCCGTGATATACCCAGAGTGGAGGTGGAGGCTTCTCGAAAGCCTCAGAGAGAAAGCCGCCGTGCTTCTCGAGGCTCTTCAAGGCGTTGGTGTAACGCCCGCAGTCATAGGTAGTGTTGCGCGCGGCGACGTTAACCCCTCAAGCGACGTGGATGTGCACCTTGCTAGCTATGTGCCTTCCTGGAGGGTAGCCATAGCCCTCGAGAAGGCTGGTGCGGGTGTAAAGAGATTTCGAGTCGTTCAAGCCACGCCTCTCACGGCTATAAGGATAGCAGTTGTAATCGACGAGGGAGTCGAGGTATCGATTCCGGTATCTCGTTTGAGTAGATCTGAGGAAGAATTCCCGCGATATGCTGGAGCTGTATACCTAAGTGATGTACGGTGTGGGGTTCGAGTACCTGGCGTAAATAAGCAACTATTGTTCATAGAGCCAACGAGCTATGGCCACGAAGAGTGGTCTATCATTGGACGCGAAGAAGAAGTCGCGAGGCGGCTGGGAGTGTCTCTAGACACAGTTCTGGAGCGCGAATTCATGCGTCTTAAACGCGCTCGTGACGGCAAGTCAGGCTTCTTTCTCCATGTAGAAATCCCACCTGAGGAAAGCCCCGAGGAGAAGATCTGCGAGATTGCAAAGGTGAACCCTGCTGTCCGCCGGGCTGTTGCCGACGTCCTGGGATGCTAG
- the map gene encoding type II methionyl aminopeptidase, giving the protein MEEKYSSAGQIASMALRLAMDIVDEGVPLIEIAERLEGFIVSRGGRPAFPVNIAINDVAAHYSPGIEDPSVIPKGALVKVDLGVHVDGYIVDAAVTIALDSRFKNLVRASLEALEDAITAAKAGANMNEVGATILKRISSYGLRPIRNLTGHKIERFELHAGKSVPNAPGAEYLASRMLDGEVFAIEPFATDGAGYAIERGRSNIFRVVSTKKIPREDDLNRALEALWREFKGLPFSERWVVDKTLSREQLEQLVKMKRVYHYPMLVEQGHGFVSQFEDTVIVTKDRALPLANTTKLSEGFYALDE; this is encoded by the coding sequence ATGGAGGAAAAATACTCGAGCGCTGGACAGATAGCCTCCATGGCGCTCCGGCTGGCGATGGATATAGTGGATGAGGGTGTACCGCTGATAGAGATAGCAGAGAGGCTTGAAGGTTTTATAGTTTCCAGAGGAGGGAGGCCCGCATTCCCAGTCAATATAGCCATAAATGACGTTGCAGCCCACTACTCGCCCGGCATCGAGGATCCCAGCGTAATACCAAAAGGGGCGCTTGTAAAGGTAGATCTAGGAGTACACGTAGACGGCTATATTGTGGACGCCGCGGTTACCATAGCACTTGATAGTAGGTTTAAGAACCTTGTAAGGGCAAGCCTGGAGGCACTTGAAGATGCAATAACTGCCGCAAAGGCTGGTGCAAACATGAACGAGGTCGGCGCGACTATATTGAAGAGAATCTCGTCCTACGGGTTACGCCCCATAAGGAACCTGACCGGGCATAAGATAGAGCGCTTCGAGCTCCACGCAGGTAAGAGCGTGCCGAATGCTCCAGGAGCAGAATACCTCGCCTCGAGAATGCTAGACGGAGAAGTCTTCGCAATAGAGCCCTTCGCGACTGACGGCGCCGGCTACGCTATCGAGAGGGGGCGGAGCAACATTTTCCGCGTTGTATCCACGAAGAAGATACCAAGAGAGGACGACTTGAACAGAGCGCTTGAGGCGCTCTGGAGAGAGTTTAAAGGGCTACCCTTCTCGGAGCGCTGGGTCGTGGACAAGACGCTTAGCAGAGAACAGCTCGAGCAACTCGTGAAAATGAAACGGGTTTACCACTATCCCATGCTCGTCGAGCAGGGACACGGCTTCGTAAGCCAATTCGAGGACACCGTTATCGTGACAAAAGATAGAGCACTACCCCTTGCTAACACAACAAAGCTTTCTGAGGGATTCTACGCTCTTGACGAGTAG